In the genome of Tannockella kyphosi, one region contains:
- a CDS encoding RNA-binding domain-containing protein: MRIIPSKETLKIEFKSDVKELKDNELIEAVLGMANTEGGQLFLGVEDDGVITGVHKKHADEIGVVALIANKTVPSVSSKAEIIIEEGKQVLRIDIPMSRTIVASSEGKILRRRLKLDGSPENIPMYPHEINTRLSQLSLLDFSAQIITDASVNDLNPNERVRLRNIIKMRKGDKLLLELTDEDLDKALRITKEENGVTYPTVTGMLLIGKEDRLEELMPTAKSSFQVLEGTQVRVNEQFSKPLLATFEIFENYLKAWNPEREMESGLFRIPIPEFSESAFREGLVNAFCHRDYSILQRVRLAIEDEGLTISSPGGFIEGVNLHNLLTVEPHGRNHALADAMKRIGLAERTGRGIDRIYEGSIVYGRPFPDYSESTSSYVKLFVQRADPDLAFAKMLSNEENRIGRMLPINSLLILSTLQSQKRVSIQELSDTMHISESRTKSNIEKLIESGLVEANGTGKSRVYMLSVKVYKAQDNVVGYVRQTGIDRLKYDELVLKLAKQQKYVTRNNVVELLGVTKDQAYRILKNLVKSGKLELIRKGNSSRYELK, from the coding sequence ATGAGAATTATACCCAGCAAAGAAACATTAAAAATTGAATTTAAAAGTGATGTTAAAGAACTAAAAGATAATGAGCTTATTGAAGCTGTTCTTGGAATGGCGAATACCGAGGGGGGACAATTATTTTTGGGTGTTGAGGATGACGGAGTAATTACAGGTGTGCATAAAAAACATGCTGATGAAATTGGTGTAGTAGCATTAATTGCTAATAAAACTGTTCCGTCTGTATCTTCTAAAGCGGAAATAATTATCGAAGAAGGAAAACAAGTTTTAAGGATTGATATACCTATGAGTAGAACGATTGTAGCTTCTAGCGAAGGGAAAATTCTTCGAAGAAGACTAAAGTTGGATGGTTCGCCTGAAAATATACCAATGTATCCACATGAGATAAATACACGTTTATCTCAGCTTAGCTTGTTGGATTTTTCAGCACAAATAATTACAGATGCCTCAGTGAATGATTTAAATCCAAATGAGAGAGTGCGACTTAGAAACATTATTAAGATGCGAAAAGGGGACAAATTGCTTCTTGAATTGACAGACGAAGACTTAGATAAAGCTTTAAGAATAACTAAAGAAGAAAATGGTGTAACATATCCAACAGTAACAGGCATGTTATTGATAGGAAAAGAAGATAGGCTGGAAGAGTTGATGCCTACTGCAAAATCAAGTTTTCAAGTTCTTGAAGGAACACAAGTTAGGGTAAATGAACAGTTTTCAAAACCTTTACTAGCAACGTTTGAAATATTTGAAAACTACTTAAAGGCATGGAATCCAGAGCGTGAAATGGAATCGGGATTATTTAGGATACCAATTCCAGAGTTTTCAGAATCAGCATTTAGGGAAGGTTTAGTAAACGCATTTTGTCATAGAGATTACTCAATATTACAAAGGGTGCGATTAGCAATAGAAGATGAGGGATTAACAATAAGTAGTCCAGGAGGATTTATTGAAGGGGTTAACTTACATAATTTATTAACAGTTGAACCACACGGTCGAAATCATGCTTTGGCAGATGCAATGAAAAGAATAGGGTTAGCAGAACGAACTGGTCGAGGGATAGATCGTATATATGAAGGGTCTATCGTTTATGGACGTCCATTTCCTGATTATTCAGAGTCGACAAGTAGCTATGTAAAGTTATTTGTACAAAGAGCTGATCCAGACCTGGCATTTGCTAAGATGTTGTCTAATGAAGAGAATAGAATTGGAAGAATGCTCCCAATCAATTCTTTATTGATTTTGTCAACATTACAAAGTCAAAAAAGAGTTTCAATACAAGAATTGTCTGATACTATGCATATTAGTGAATCTAGAACAAAATCAAATATTGAAAAATTAATAGAGAGTGGACTTGTGGAAGCGAATGGAACTGGTAAATCAAGGGTTTACATGCTAAGTGTAAAAGTGTATAAAGCTCAAGATAATGTTGTGGGTTATGTAAGGCAGACAGGTATTGATCGTTTAAAATATGATGAATTAGTACTGAAACTTGCTAAACAGCAAAAATATGTTACTCGTAATAATGTAGTAGAATTACTAGGAGTAACTAAAGATCAAGCGTACCGAATATTGAAAAACCTTGTAAAAAGTGGGAAACTAGAGTTGATTAGAAAAGGAAACTCATCGAGATATGAATTAAAATAG
- a CDS encoding PDDEXK nuclease domain-containing protein: MELEKEIVNDIRNIVYQARDKVYQVTNNTMVQAYYEIGRTIVEKQGGKEKAEYGSDLIKTISKELSAEFGTGFKVSSLKDMRQFYLTFSKSHALRGELSWTHYRLLMRVENEKARNFYEEECVNSNWSTRQLERQIHSFYYERLLSSKDGKTMKDNLSDEDELLKSPSDIIKDPYVLEFLGLPDQASFSEKELESALISHLQKFLLELGRGFSFIARQKRITFDGRHFYIDLLFYNYLLKCFVIIDLKIGDLTHQDLGQMQMYVNYYEEKVSSKEDNPPIGIVLCVDKSESLVKYTLPKNSNVYASRYKLYLPSEEELRRELHKEYNLLELEKTIGTK, translated from the coding sequence ATGGAATTAGAAAAAGAAATAGTAAATGATATAAGAAATATTGTCTATCAAGCTAGAGATAAAGTATATCAAGTAACTAATAATACTATGGTACAAGCATATTATGAAATTGGTAGAACGATAGTAGAAAAACAAGGCGGAAAGGAAAAAGCAGAGTATGGGAGTGATTTAATTAAAACTATATCAAAAGAGTTGTCTGCAGAGTTTGGAACAGGGTTTAAGGTTTCTAGCCTCAAAGATATGAGACAATTTTATTTAACTTTTTCAAAAAGCCACGCACTGCGTGGCGAATTGAGTTGGACTCATTATCGTTTGTTAATGAGAGTGGAAAATGAAAAAGCTAGAAATTTTTATGAAGAAGAATGTGTAAATTCTAACTGGAGTACTAGGCAACTAGAAAGACAAATTCACTCCTTTTATTATGAAAGGTTATTATCTAGTAAAGATGGGAAAACTATGAAAGATAACTTGTCAGATGAAGATGAATTATTAAAATCACCAAGTGATATTATTAAAGATCCTTATGTATTAGAGTTTCTAGGACTTCCTGATCAGGCATCTTTTAGTGAAAAAGAATTAGAAAGTGCTTTAATTTCTCATTTACAAAAATTCTTATTAGAATTAGGAAGAGGTTTCTCTTTTATAGCAAGACAAAAAAGAATTACCTTTGATGGGAGACATTTTTATATTGACTTATTATTCTATAATTATTTATTAAAGTGTTTTGTTATTATTGATTTAAAAATAGGGGACTTAACGCACCAAGACTTAGGACAAATGCAAATGTATGTAAACTACTATGAAGAAAAAGTAAGTAGTAAAGAAGATAATCCACCTATTGGTATTGTGTTATGCGTGGATAAAAGTGAAAGCTTAGTAAAATATACGTTACCTAAAAATAGTAACGTATATGCATCTAGATATAAACTATACTTACCTAGTGAAGAAGAATTAAGAAGAGAACTTCATAAAGAATATAACTTGTTAGAATTAGAAAAGACGATAGGTACTAAGTGA
- the rpsI gene encoding 30S ribosomal protein S9 produces the protein MANVQYRGTGRRKSSVARVILTPGTGNIVINGKTAKDYLSSDVLLMIVNQPLELTNTGEKFDVSVNVYGGGYTGQAGAIRHGISRALLQAGDDYRPTLKAAGFLTRDARAKERKKYGLKAARRAPQFSKR, from the coding sequence ATGGCAAATGTACAATACAGAGGTACTGGACGTAGAAAATCATCAGTAGCTAGAGTAATCTTAACTCCAGGTACTGGTAATATCGTTATTAACGGTAAAACTGCTAAAGATTATTTATCATCAGATGTTTTATTAATGATCGTAAATCAACCTTTAGAATTAACTAACACAGGTGAAAAATTTGATGTTAGTGTTAATGTATATGGTGGAGGATACACAGGTCAAGCTGGTGCAATCCGTCATGGTATCTCAAGAGCTTTATTACAAGCTGGAGATGATTATAGACCAACATTAAAAGCAGCTGGATTCCTTACTCGTGATGCTCGTGCTAAAGAACGTAAAAAATACGGACTTAAAGCAGCAAGACGTGCACCACAGTTCTCAAAAAGATAA
- a CDS encoding IS1182 family transposase, which translates to MKLPLDIYTVLPNDDYLTSFVEIMKGLDVAKYLSQPFPHVGNKGYDPKMMLNVVLFGFMEKVPSLRELEKLCRTDIRYIYLADGSTPSHQSFKRFMDKYLKVQVRDIFYDINERLKALDNIDTSALYIDGTKIEANAKKNSFVWKKATIGYQAKLFDKVSKILPDINKLVSTSYSIQPRYSSLLLGEIADRLMKEATAQGITFVYGKGTRKSLLQRVFDDVLSYYLSASKYEEQLKICGDRNSYSKTDHDATMMNMKYDYYNQTGVFKPGYNIQIGVSDEYIMHLDIYSNPTDTKTFIPFMERYKEYYGELPTYPVGDAGYGSYDNYMYCIKNGMNLSMKYNYYAIKNSTKFKKKIYHILNFKKDEKGKYVCPQGHTFNIDEGEVYNEKGVYTQVHSRYSCGKCHNCPVKNKCTKSTGERVLNINVTLNQMQEEVDEILSTELGKQLKSNRSSQAEGTFGLIKQDLGYQRIRRRKTENVKLELMLLSIGYNLRKYHHKKHRNATH; encoded by the coding sequence ATGAAATTACCATTAGACATTTACACGGTTTTACCTAATGATGATTACTTAACATCTTTCGTAGAAATTATGAAAGGACTTGATGTTGCCAAGTATTTGAGCCAACCTTTCCCTCATGTAGGGAATAAGGGATACGACCCTAAAATGATGTTGAATGTTGTCCTGTTTGGATTCATGGAGAAGGTACCTAGTCTAAGAGAACTAGAAAAATTATGTCGTACAGATATTCGTTATATTTATTTAGCTGATGGTTCTACACCTAGTCATCAGTCTTTTAAGCGTTTCATGGATAAGTATTTAAAAGTACAAGTGAGAGATATTTTTTATGATATTAATGAACGATTAAAAGCACTTGACAACATAGATACTTCAGCGCTTTATATCGATGGTACAAAGATAGAAGCGAACGCAAAAAAGAACAGCTTTGTATGGAAGAAAGCAACAATAGGATATCAAGCAAAATTGTTTGATAAGGTATCAAAAATACTACCTGATATAAACAAATTAGTTTCTACTAGTTATTCTATTCAACCTCGTTATTCATCTCTATTGCTTGGCGAGATAGCTGATAGACTAATGAAGGAAGCAACTGCTCAAGGAATAACGTTTGTTTATGGAAAAGGAACAAGAAAAAGCTTATTACAACGAGTTTTTGATGATGTTCTAAGTTACTATCTATCTGCTAGTAAGTATGAAGAACAGTTAAAAATATGTGGGGATAGAAATAGTTACTCTAAAACAGATCATGACGCAACTATGATGAATATGAAGTATGACTATTATAATCAAACTGGAGTCTTTAAACCAGGCTACAATATACAAATAGGAGTCAGTGACGAATACATCATGCATCTAGATATTTATAGTAATCCAACCGACACAAAAACATTTATCCCATTTATGGAACGCTATAAAGAATATTATGGAGAATTACCAACATATCCTGTTGGAGATGCAGGATATGGAAGTTATGATAATTATATGTACTGTATAAAAAATGGAATGAATTTATCTATGAAGTATAATTATTATGCGATAAAGAATAGTACAAAGTTTAAAAAGAAAATATATCATATACTAAATTTCAAGAAAGATGAAAAAGGAAAATATGTATGTCCTCAAGGACATACATTCAATATAGATGAAGGGGAAGTATACAATGAAAAAGGAGTATATACCCAAGTACATAGTCGATATAGTTGTGGGAAATGCCATAATTGTCCAGTAAAAAATAAGTGTACAAAATCAACAGGAGAAAGAGTCCTCAACATAAATGTAACTCTTAATCAAATGCAAGAAGAAGTGGATGAAATATTATCTACTGAATTAGGGAAACAATTAAAATCAAATAGATCAAGTCAAGCAGAAGGAACATTTGGTTTAATAAAACAAGACCTTGGATATCAAAGAATACGAAGAAGAAAAACAGAAAATGTGAAATTAGAACTCATGTTACTGTCAATAGGATATAATTTGCGAAAATATCATCATAAAAAACACAGGAACGCTACGCACTAA
- the rplM gene encoding 50S ribosomal protein L13 — MRQTTMANEATIERKWYVIDATDLTLGRLASEVAVVLRGKHKPTFTPHVDTGDNVIIINAEKVVMTGKKLDSVKYYRHSGWLGGLKVKTARTFQEKDPTGFVEAAVKGMLPHNTLGRKQGMKLHVYAGSTHPHAAQQPEEMKFKG, encoded by the coding sequence ATGAGACAAACAACAATGGCTAATGAAGCCACAATTGAAAGAAAATGGTACGTAATTGATGCTACTGACTTAACTTTAGGTCGTTTAGCTTCAGAAGTTGCCGTAGTATTAAGAGGTAAACATAAACCTACATTTACACCACATGTAGATACAGGAGATAACGTGATTATCATTAATGCTGAAAAAGTAGTAATGACTGGTAAAAAATTAGATAGTGTAAAATATTACCGTCACTCTGGATGGTTAGGTGGTTTAAAAGTTAAAACTGCTAGAACTTTCCAAGAAAAAGATCCTACAGGATTTGTGGAAGCAGCTGTTAAAGGTATGTTACCTCATAACACATTAGGAAGAAAACAAGGAATGAAACTTCATGTATATGCAGGAAGTACTCATCCTCATGCAGCACAACAACCAGAAGAAATGAAATTTAAAGGGTAA
- the thrC gene encoding threonine synthase produces the protein MEKTYVSTRNKQQPIDFYQAIVQGIGNDGGLLVPEFELPTFDITTLLNKPYHELATEIIASFVPEAGKELIKDACLQAYGKDLFPDIVVPVEKAGDTYIAELFHGQTAAFKDMALSLLPYLMTLSLKELKEEREVMILAATSGDTGKAALEGFKDVPGTSLKVFYPLDGVSRIQQLQMITQTGNNVDVVGIQGNFDDAQSAVKVAFGNEELKQTSDLHKVFLSSANSINVGRLVPQIVYYFYSYCQLVQNKEIELGQEINFCIPSGNFGNALAGYFAKMMGLPVKKYIIASNKNNILTDFFSSGSYDANRDFYKTNAPAMDILVSSNLERFVWFMTNKDGEKVNAYMEELKETGIYKVDDSTLATIKENFVAGMLSEQEVLETVKTCYEDTNYLLDTHTAIGYGVYKKYQETSKDKTKTVVLATASPYKFPESVYYALTGEMKEVEDAIDALYEHTKVSVPKPLVNLKDREVLHTQSIDKTEILDYIRSEIEKNRRKIMKVKVRVPATSANLGPGFDVAGLALTLYNTFSFELTNDGLEIKGCPQQFCNEENMTYQSFKDAAKHCGLDFKGVTIECSGDVPYTRGLGSSSTCIVAGIVGAYALKDNANDRQAIVDLATSIEGHPDNVAPAIFGGMTVSVMDQDKVVTLNIPMQHNYRFVALIPPFTLSTAESRAVLPDVLPRKDAIANVSYLALLVASLINGYDEGLKFGFKDRLHQPYRGNLIKGYDEIMGILEADKDILGCYLSGAGPTLMAVIREDDTMGVVRIKDSLGELINDWQVQKLELDMRGYTVDYE, from the coding sequence ATGGAAAAAACATATGTAAGTACAAGAAATAAACAACAACCAATTGATTTTTATCAAGCAATCGTACAAGGAATTGGGAATGATGGAGGATTATTAGTACCTGAATTTGAATTACCAACTTTTGATATTACTACATTATTAAATAAACCTTATCATGAACTAGCAACAGAGATTATTGCTAGCTTTGTACCAGAGGCCGGAAAAGAATTAATTAAGGATGCTTGTTTGCAAGCATATGGAAAAGATTTATTTCCTGATATAGTAGTACCGGTAGAAAAAGCAGGAGATACTTATATTGCAGAGTTATTCCATGGTCAAACAGCAGCTTTTAAAGATATGGCTTTATCTTTGTTACCTTATTTAATGACTTTGTCATTAAAAGAATTAAAAGAAGAAAGAGAAGTTATGATTTTAGCAGCTACTTCTGGAGATACTGGAAAAGCAGCATTAGAAGGATTTAAAGATGTTCCAGGAACTTCTTTAAAAGTATTTTATCCATTAGATGGTGTTTCTAGAATTCAACAGTTACAAATGATTACTCAAACAGGAAATAATGTGGATGTAGTAGGAATTCAAGGGAATTTTGATGATGCTCAAAGTGCAGTTAAGGTAGCTTTTGGTAATGAAGAATTAAAACAAACTAGTGATTTACATAAAGTTTTCTTATCATCAGCAAACTCAATTAATGTAGGACGTTTAGTACCACAAATTGTGTATTATTTCTATAGTTATTGTCAATTAGTACAAAATAAAGAAATAGAATTAGGACAAGAAATTAATTTTTGTATTCCTAGTGGGAACTTTGGAAATGCATTAGCTGGTTATTTTGCAAAAATGATGGGATTACCAGTAAAGAAATATATTATTGCTTCTAATAAAAATAATATTTTAACAGACTTCTTTAGTAGTGGTAGTTATGATGCAAATAGAGATTTCTATAAAACAAATGCTCCAGCTATGGATATTTTAGTATCTAGTAATTTAGAAAGATTTGTTTGGTTTATGACAAATAAAGATGGTGAAAAAGTAAATGCTTATATGGAAGAGTTAAAAGAAACTGGGATATATAAAGTAGATGATAGTACGTTAGCTACGATTAAAGAAAACTTTGTAGCAGGAATGCTTAGTGAACAAGAAGTATTAGAAACAGTGAAAACATGTTATGAAGATACAAATTATTTATTAGATACACATACTGCTATTGGTTATGGTGTTTATAAAAAATACCAAGAAACATCAAAAGATAAAACAAAAACAGTAGTATTAGCAACTGCATCTCCTTATAAATTCCCTGAATCAGTATATTATGCTTTAACAGGAGAAATGAAAGAAGTAGAAGATGCGATTGATGCATTATATGAACATACAAAAGTATCTGTTCCTAAACCATTAGTAAACTTAAAAGATAGAGAAGTATTACATACTCAATCTATTGATAAAACAGAAATATTAGATTATATTCGTAGTGAAATAGAAAAAAATAGGAGAAAAATAATGAAAGTAAAAGTAAGAGTTCCTGCTACTAGTGCCAACCTAGGACCTGGATTTGATGTTGCTGGATTAGCCTTAACTTTATACAATACATTTAGCTTTGAACTTACTAATGATGGTTTAGAGATAAAAGGATGTCCACAACAATTTTGTAATGAAGAAAATATGACTTATCAATCTTTTAAAGATGCTGCAAAACATTGTGGGTTAGATTTTAAAGGAGTAACGATTGAATGTAGTGGGGATGTTCCTTATACAAGAGGATTAGGTAGTAGTTCTACTTGTATTGTTGCTGGTATTGTTGGGGCTTATGCCTTAAAAGATAATGCAAATGATCGTCAAGCTATTGTTGATTTAGCTACTTCTATAGAAGGACATCCAGATAATGTAGCACCTGCTATTTTTGGGGGTATGACAGTATCAGTTATGGACCAAGATAAAGTAGTGACTTTAAATATACCAATGCAACATAACTATCGTTTTGTAGCATTAATACCACCATTTACACTATCTACAGCGGAGTCTAGAGCTGTTTTACCAGATGTATTACCTAGAAAAGATGCAATCGCAAATGTCTCTTATTTAGCTTTATTAGTAGCTTCTTTAATTAATGGTTATGATGAAGGGTTGAAGTTTGGATTTAAAGATCGTTTACATCAACCTTATCGTGGTAATCTAATTAAAGGATATGATGAAATTATGGGGATTCTAGAAGCGGATAAAGATATTTTAGGATGTTATTTATCTGGTGCTGGACCAACATTAATGGCTGTTATTCGTGAAGATGATACAATGGGTGTAGTACGTATAAAAGATAGTTTAGGGGAGTTAATCAATGATTGGCAAGTCCAAAAACTAGAGCTAGATATGCGTGGTTATACAGTTGATTATGAATAA
- a CDS encoding metallophosphoesterase, whose translation MIYFIADLHFHHKNIIKMKDRKFSDMEDMNKKLIKNWNKVVGVEDDVYVLGDLSFKGAEKTTDILLELNGRIHLILGNHDKFYKQNEFDKSLLEEVTNYKILEYRNRYFVLFHYPIEEWDGYYRGAYHLHGHQHNEKQYNVNNKEKGFKRYDVGVDANDMKPVSIEEIIHFFECE comes from the coding sequence ATGATTTATTTTATAGCTGATTTACATTTTCATCATAAAAATATAATTAAGATGAAAGATAGAAAATTTAGTGATATGGAAGATATGAATAAAAAACTTATTAAAAACTGGAATAAAGTTGTTGGAGTTGAAGATGATGTTTATGTTTTGGGAGATTTGTCATTCAAAGGAGCTGAAAAAACAACAGATATCTTATTAGAGTTGAATGGGCGTATTCATTTAATACTAGGAAATCATGACAAGTTTTATAAACAAAACGAGTTTGATAAGTCATTGTTAGAAGAAGTTACCAACTATAAGATATTAGAATATCGAAATAGATACTTTGTATTGTTTCACTATCCTATAGAAGAGTGGGATGGATATTATAGAGGGGCATATCATCTACATGGGCACCAACACAATGAAAAACAATATAACGTAAACAATAAAGAAAAAGGATTCAAAAGATATGATGTTGGGGTAGATGCAAATGATATGAAACCAGTTAGTATTGAGGAAATTATTCATTTTTTTGAATGTGAATGA
- a CDS encoding tRNA threonylcarbamoyladenosine dehydratase — protein MEQFSRTIKIIGEEPIQQMQQKKVAILGLGGVGSYVVEALCRAGIGNLVLVDHDVVDITNINRQLYALHSTVAKKKVEIAKARCLDINPNIHIECFDMFYLPGEDKEYILEGCDYVVDAIDTIKAKIALIEACNQRNIPIISSMGTGNKLNPSLFEITTIDKTSVCPLAKVMRKELKNRGIYKTNVLYSKELPIQTQDRTPGSISFVPSSAGLKIASFVFEQLTKGE, from the coding sequence ATGGAACAGTTTTCAAGAACAATTAAAATTATTGGAGAAGAACCAATCCAACAAATGCAACAAAAGAAAGTAGCAATATTAGGATTAGGTGGTGTAGGTAGTTATGTAGTAGAAGCATTATGTCGTGCTGGTATAGGAAATCTAGTATTAGTGGATCATGATGTGGTGGATATAACAAACATAAATCGCCAATTATATGCTTTGCATTCTACTGTTGCAAAAAAGAAAGTAGAAATAGCCAAAGCTAGATGCCTTGATATTAATCCAAATATTCATATTGAATGTTTCGATATGTTTTATTTACCAGGAGAAGATAAAGAATATATTCTAGAAGGTTGTGACTATGTAGTAGATGCTATTGATACGATTAAAGCTAAAATAGCTTTAATAGAAGCTTGTAATCAAAGAAATATTCCTATTATTAGTTCCATGGGAACAGGAAATAAACTAAATCCTAGTTTATTTGAAATTACAACAATTGATAAAACAAGTGTTTGTCCACTAGCAAAAGTAATGCGTAAAGAACTAAAAAACAGAGGGATATATAAAACAAATGTTTTATATTCAAAAGAATTACCAATTCAAACACAAGATAGAACACCAGGTAGTATTAGTTTTGTACCAAGTAGTGCAGGACTTAAAATAGCGAGTTTTGTATTTGAACAACTAACAAAAGGAGAATAA
- a CDS encoding MATE family efflux transporter has protein sequence MKQNNMATQPVFPLLLKMSLPPMLSMLIQSLYNIVDSMYVAYLGEDALTAISLAYPLQNLSLALAVGLGIGVNALIARNLGANDHERVNVIASNGLVMTLCHSLLFVVIGLFVTAPFFQLFTDSASVYQGAIVYGRIVLICAIGQHMHLFVEKMFQATGNMIIPMLLQLVGACINLILDPILIFGYFGMPALGIMGAAIATVTGQICTALLAIYLLHKKQKNIHFNRTYIKIENIKLIYSITIPSSIMLALPSLLISILNALLATFSQTAVAFFGIYYKLQTFIYMPSSGIIQGMRPLVAYNYGAKEYERVHKIIHTAVACIGSVLCLGTCLFLFFPTFILSMFNANQAMYDIGINGLRILSIGFICSTLGFGLSGVFEALGKGIYSMIVSFCRQFFITIVIAFVGSYFFGVTAIWVAFIVAEICGSIVAFAFYKHLHLK, from the coding sequence ATGAAACAAAACAATATGGCGACTCAGCCAGTATTTCCATTATTATTAAAAATGTCATTACCACCGATGTTATCAATGTTAATTCAATCACTCTATAATATAGTAGATAGTATGTATGTTGCTTATTTAGGAGAAGATGCCCTTACTGCTATTTCTTTAGCTTATCCTTTACAAAACCTTTCTTTAGCTTTAGCAGTTGGTTTAGGGATTGGTGTCAATGCCTTAATTGCTCGTAATTTAGGAGCAAATGATCATGAACGTGTTAATGTTATTGCAAGTAATGGTTTGGTGATGACTTTATGTCATAGTTTATTATTTGTTGTAATTGGTTTGTTTGTTACTGCACCATTCTTTCAGTTATTTACCGATAGTGCTAGTGTCTATCAAGGAGCGATTGTTTATGGACGTATTGTATTAATATGTGCTATTGGTCAACATATGCATTTGTTTGTTGAAAAGATGTTTCAAGCAACCGGTAATATGATTATACCAATGCTTTTACAATTAGTAGGAGCTTGTATTAATCTTATTTTAGATCCTATTTTAATTTTTGGTTATTTTGGAATGCCTGCATTAGGTATTATGGGAGCTGCTATTGCAACCGTAACGGGTCAAATTTGTACTGCTTTATTAGCTATTTATTTATTACATAAAAAACAAAAGAATATTCATTTTAATCGTACTTATATTAAGATAGAAAATATAAAACTAATTTATTCAATTACTATTCCTTCTTCTATTATGCTTGCCTTACCTTCTTTATTAATATCTATATTAAATGCATTACTAGCAACTTTTAGTCAAACAGCAGTAGCATTCTTTGGTATTTATTACAAATTACAAACATTTATTTATATGCCTTCTTCTGGTATCATCCAAGGGATGAGACCATTAGTAGCCTATAATTATGGTGCTAAAGAATATGAACGTGTCCATAAAATTATTCATACAGCAGTGGCATGTATTGGTTCTGTGTTATGTTTAGGAACATGTTTATTCTTATTTTTCCCAACATTTATATTGTCCATGTTTAACGCAAATCAAGCAATGTATGATATAGGGATAAATGGGCTGAGAATCCTTTCTATTGGATTTATTTGTTCTACTTTAGGATTTGGTTTGTCTGGGGTGTTTGAAGCACTGGGGAAAGGGATTTATTCTATGATCGTATCTTTTTGTAGACAATTCTTTATTACGATTGTGATTGCTTTTGTAGGAAGTTATTTCTTTGGGGTAACTGCTATTTGGGTTGCATTTATTGTGGCAGAGATATGTGGAAGTATCGTTGCTTTTGCATTTTATAAACATTTACATTTAAAGTAA